One part of the Mya arenaria isolate MELC-2E11 chromosome 3, ASM2691426v1 genome encodes these proteins:
- the LOC128227260 gene encoding integrin-linked protein kinase-like isoform X1: MDDIFSKVREGSAFHVRVWLDNTENDLNQGDDHRFSLLHWAAREGGTNIVDMLIQRGARINATNMGDDTALHLAASHGHRDIVLMLMHNKANINAINEHGNTPLHYACFWNQDLVAEDLVNNGALVAMANKFDETPLDKAKLYLSKRLTERAASLGQDLQKIPFKDRSWLGYKTRSRDALLSRHTGINIDQLQLNGHMATTHSGEVWRGLWQENDIVAKVLSLRECTVRNSRDFQEEFPRLRIFNHQNILPVLACCNQPPNLVVISQFMPYGSLFNVLHGETGIVVDQNQALRFAIDIARGMEFLHTLEPMIPNFVLTSKHVMIDEDLAKINIDDPKYRSPEGTIIGIDEDLTARINMADYSFSFHEKGKLYSPAWMAPEAMQKRPDEINVRASDMWSFAILLFELETREVPFADLTSMEIGMKVALEGLRITIPPGISTHILRLLKICMNEDPGKRPRFDMIIPILEKMKHAS; this comes from the exons ATGgatgatattttttctaaagTCCGGGAAGGAAGCGCCTTCCACGTCCGTGTGTGGTTAGACAACACGGAGAATGATCTAAATCAAGG AGATGACCACAGGTTTAGTTTACTTCACTGGGCAGCGAGGGAGGGCGGAACCAACATTGTTGACATGCTTATCCAGAGAGGGGCTCGCATTAATGCCACAAACATGGGTGACGACACCGCCCTGCATCTGGCTGCCAGCCATGGACACAGGGACATAGTGCTTatg TTAATGCACAACAAAGCAAACATCAATGCCATCAATGAACATGGGAACACCCCACTCCACTACGCCTGCTTTTGGAACCAAGATCTAGTGGCTGAAGACCTCGTCAATAACGGGGCACTTGTGGCAATGGCTAACAAGTTTGATGAAACACCACTGGATAAGGCAAAACTTTACCTTTCTAAGAGATTAACAG AACGAGCAGCATCACTGGGTCAAGACCTTCAGAAGATCCCGTTCAAGGATCGCAGCTGGCTCGGGTACAAGACGAGGAGTCGTGATGCCCTCCTCTCCCGACACACAGGCATCAACATTGATCAGCTCCAGCTGAATGGTCACATGGCCACAACCCACTCGGGAGAGGTGTGGCGTGGCCTCTGGCAGGAGAACGATATTGTTGCTAAGGTGCTTAGTCTTCGAGAGTGTACTGTACGTAATTCACGGGACTTTCAGGAGGAGTTTCCCAGACTCAG AATTTTCAACCACCAAAACATCCTGCCTGTACTGGCCTGTTGTAACCAGCCTCCCAATCTTGTGGTCATCTCACAGTTCATGCCATACGGATCACTCTTCAACGTCCTACATGGAGAAACTG GTATAGTGGTAGACCAGAACCAGGCGTTGCGGTTTGCCATCGACATTGCCCGGGGCATGGAGTTCCTGCACACCCTGGAGCCCATGATACCTAACTTTGTCCTCACCAGCAAACATGTCATG ATTGATGAAGACCTGGCCAAAATTAATATAGACGACCCCAAGTATCGGTCACCTGAGGGTACAATTATCGGG ATTGATGAGGACTTGACAGCCCGCATCAACATGGCTGATTACAGCTTCTCCTTCCACGAGAAAGGCAAACTCTACTCCCCCGCTTGGATGGCTCCGGAAG CCATGCAGAAGAGGCCCGATGAGATCAATGTGCGAGCTTCCGACATGTGGAGTTTCGCTATTCTGCTGTTCGAGCTGGAGACACGGGAGGTGCCCTTCGCCGACCTCACATCCATGGAGATTGGCATGAAA gTTGCGTTGGAAGGACTGCGTATTACTATCCCGCCCGGCATTTCCACCCATATTCTCCGACTTCTCAAGATCTGCATGAACGAAGATCCCGGAAAAAGGCCACGTTTCGATATGATCATACCAATCCTTGAAAAGATGAAACATGCCAGCTAA
- the LOC128227260 gene encoding integrin-linked protein kinase-like isoform X2, producing MDDIFSKVREGSAFHVRVWLDNTENDLNQGDDHRFSLLHWAAREGGTNIVDMLIQRGARINATNMGDDTALHLAASHGHRDIVLMLMHNKANINAINEHGNTPLHYACFWNQDLVAEDLVNNGALVAMANKFDETPLDKAKLYLSKRLTERAASLGQDLQKIPFKDRSWLGYKTRSRDALLSRHTGINIDQLQLNGHMATTHSGEVWRGLWQENDIVAKVLSLRECTVRNSRDFQEEFPRLRIFNHQNILPVLACCNQPPNLVVISQFMPYGSLFNVLHGETGIVVDQNQALRFAIDIARGMEFLHTLEPMIPNFVLTSKHVMIDEDLTARINMADYSFSFHEKGKLYSPAWMAPEAMQKRPDEINVRASDMWSFAILLFELETREVPFADLTSMEIGMKVALEGLRITIPPGISTHILRLLKICMNEDPGKRPRFDMIIPILEKMKHAS from the exons ATGgatgatattttttctaaagTCCGGGAAGGAAGCGCCTTCCACGTCCGTGTGTGGTTAGACAACACGGAGAATGATCTAAATCAAGG AGATGACCACAGGTTTAGTTTACTTCACTGGGCAGCGAGGGAGGGCGGAACCAACATTGTTGACATGCTTATCCAGAGAGGGGCTCGCATTAATGCCACAAACATGGGTGACGACACCGCCCTGCATCTGGCTGCCAGCCATGGACACAGGGACATAGTGCTTatg TTAATGCACAACAAAGCAAACATCAATGCCATCAATGAACATGGGAACACCCCACTCCACTACGCCTGCTTTTGGAACCAAGATCTAGTGGCTGAAGACCTCGTCAATAACGGGGCACTTGTGGCAATGGCTAACAAGTTTGATGAAACACCACTGGATAAGGCAAAACTTTACCTTTCTAAGAGATTAACAG AACGAGCAGCATCACTGGGTCAAGACCTTCAGAAGATCCCGTTCAAGGATCGCAGCTGGCTCGGGTACAAGACGAGGAGTCGTGATGCCCTCCTCTCCCGACACACAGGCATCAACATTGATCAGCTCCAGCTGAATGGTCACATGGCCACAACCCACTCGGGAGAGGTGTGGCGTGGCCTCTGGCAGGAGAACGATATTGTTGCTAAGGTGCTTAGTCTTCGAGAGTGTACTGTACGTAATTCACGGGACTTTCAGGAGGAGTTTCCCAGACTCAG AATTTTCAACCACCAAAACATCCTGCCTGTACTGGCCTGTTGTAACCAGCCTCCCAATCTTGTGGTCATCTCACAGTTCATGCCATACGGATCACTCTTCAACGTCCTACATGGAGAAACTG GTATAGTGGTAGACCAGAACCAGGCGTTGCGGTTTGCCATCGACATTGCCCGGGGCATGGAGTTCCTGCACACCCTGGAGCCCATGATACCTAACTTTGTCCTCACCAGCAAACATGTCATG ATTGATGAGGACTTGACAGCCCGCATCAACATGGCTGATTACAGCTTCTCCTTCCACGAGAAAGGCAAACTCTACTCCCCCGCTTGGATGGCTCCGGAAG CCATGCAGAAGAGGCCCGATGAGATCAATGTGCGAGCTTCCGACATGTGGAGTTTCGCTATTCTGCTGTTCGAGCTGGAGACACGGGAGGTGCCCTTCGCCGACCTCACATCCATGGAGATTGGCATGAAA gTTGCGTTGGAAGGACTGCGTATTACTATCCCGCCCGGCATTTCCACCCATATTCTCCGACTTCTCAAGATCTGCATGAACGAAGATCCCGGAAAAAGGCCACGTTTCGATATGATCATACCAATCCTTGAAAAGATGAAACATGCCAGCTAA